A genomic segment from Gracilimonas sediminicola encodes:
- a CDS encoding serine hydrolase domain-containing protein, giving the protein MRYFPARVFFFSVLCFITGFQSLQAQSSAPTSIEAVFEEAESIHSLRSVLIQQEGELLGAEYFRNASPDYPYNIKSASKSIISLLTGIAVDNGFISLNETLGDYFPEYFEANPNQKKENITIRNLLSMQSGLETTSFYNYGAWVVSNDWVEFQLDQDFVEEPGGQMVYSTGTSHLLSVILTKATGMSTKAFAEEYLFDPLNIDEGGWDRDPKGYYMGGNNLAMTPDDLLKIGQLMLNGGTYNGERIVSKEWVRDSFKTYTRSNYNPYDYGYMWWNRPVGGHKVFFAWGYGGQYIFMIPELSSVVVITNSLDGATQRRTYKEPIFNFLENSVIPYLENKAF; this is encoded by the coding sequence ATGAGATACTTTCCCGCACGAGTTTTTTTCTTTTCTGTACTCTGCTTCATCACCGGGTTTCAAAGCCTGCAGGCTCAGTCTTCAGCTCCAACCTCCATTGAAGCTGTTTTTGAGGAAGCAGAATCCATCCATTCACTCAGAAGCGTTCTCATTCAACAAGAGGGCGAACTGTTAGGTGCTGAATATTTCCGGAATGCCTCCCCCGATTATCCCTACAACATCAAATCCGCTTCCAAAAGTATAATTTCCCTTTTAACCGGAATTGCTGTTGATAACGGTTTTATCTCTCTAAATGAAACGTTGGGAGATTATTTTCCCGAATATTTTGAAGCAAATCCCAACCAAAAGAAAGAGAATATCACGATCCGTAACCTGCTTTCCATGCAATCCGGATTGGAAACCACCAGTTTTTATAATTATGGGGCATGGGTAGTCAGCAATGACTGGGTGGAATTTCAACTTGATCAGGATTTTGTGGAAGAGCCCGGCGGACAGATGGTGTACAGTACAGGAACCTCACATCTGCTGTCGGTAATACTCACCAAAGCTACCGGTATGAGCACCAAAGCATTTGCTGAAGAATACTTATTTGATCCGCTAAATATTGACGAGGGAGGCTGGGATCGTGATCCTAAGGGTTATTACATGGGCGGTAACAACCTGGCGATGACTCCGGATGATTTACTTAAAATAGGACAGCTTATGCTGAATGGCGGTACTTATAACGGAGAGCGTATTGTTTCCAAAGAGTGGGTGCGCGACTCTTTTAAAACCTACACCCGCAGCAACTACAACCCTTATGATTATGGGTATATGTGGTGGAACCGCCCGGTTGGCGGCCATAAAGTATTCTTTGCCTGGGGATATGGCGGGCAATACATCTTTATGATTCCTGAGCTAAGCAGCGTTGTAGTTATCACAAACTCCCTGGATGGGGCTACCCAGCGCAGAACCTACAAAGAACCCATTTTCAATTTCCTGGAGAACAGTGTTATTCCCTACCTGGAAAATAAAGCATTCTGA
- a CDS encoding ABC transporter permease, with translation MLKNYFKIAFRNLFKNKVYSSVNIIGLAVGLATCIVILLYVSHELSYDKHHSNSDRIYRVTSHIDFGGNFIELASTSAPMGPTLKELYPEVEAMTRFRPRGSYLIKKEGKNYRESGFVFADSSVFDVFTIPFLYGEPDHALTQPQTVAISEEMARKYFGRADVVGETLTIQDDFDMEITGVYETMPNTSHFHFNFLISMATIDEANNNVWLSNNFRTYLLLSENTAPEAFEQNFEYIKKTYIEPQLLQFMGITMKEFEEAGNRADYRLQALEDIHLHSSLTGEFKANGSITYVYIFSGLAVFILLLACINFMNLSTARSAKRAKEVGVRKSLGSDRSTLAGQFLMESLLLSFLALIVALFFVELTLPYFSDIAGRTISSQYFTNLPLSLGMLGIVIVTGLLAGAYPAAMLSSFQPVKVLKGTHLERKGHGLFRKGLVVFQFSISIVIIAGLLVINDQLQFIQNKNIGFEKDRVVIVEDAYAIGSSNGVDSFRDEMLKNSFIKSATISSFFPVDGYSLNDLAYWPEGKSPTQNNTVSMQTWEVDENYIPTLKMEVVQGRNFSENRAMDKQAVILNETAVQRLDLQDPVGKSILTFAMNHEDGSIDQSKTLSYEIVGVVRDFNFESLRENVSPLGLFNQRSSGNVAFRFADANISEVLAVLEAEWTARAPEQPFNYAFLDQQFDRMYRTENRVQNLMSTFSVLAILIACLGLFGLSAFSAEKRAKEIGIRKVLGADIASILRLMSKEFMALILVSFMISIPIAYLVMQQWLQQFTYRTDLGMSVFLLSGLITLGIAIATVSWQSVKAALTNPVNSLRNE, from the coding sequence ATGCTGAAAAACTACTTCAAAATCGCATTCCGGAACTTGTTCAAAAATAAAGTCTATTCCTCGGTCAATATCATTGGATTAGCTGTGGGGTTGGCGACTTGTATCGTAATTCTGCTGTATGTATCACATGAACTTTCTTACGATAAACATCATTCAAACTCAGATCGTATTTACCGGGTAACCTCCCACATCGATTTCGGTGGCAACTTTATCGAACTCGCCTCCACCTCTGCACCTATGGGACCTACCCTTAAAGAGCTTTATCCTGAAGTTGAGGCTATGACCCGTTTCCGTCCGCGTGGTTCTTACCTGATCAAAAAAGAAGGAAAAAACTATCGTGAAAGTGGCTTCGTGTTTGCCGACTCCTCCGTTTTTGATGTGTTCACCATCCCCTTTCTCTATGGGGAACCGGATCATGCTTTGACACAGCCACAAACGGTTGCCATTAGTGAAGAAATGGCCCGGAAGTATTTTGGCCGCGCCGATGTGGTGGGCGAGACCCTTACCATACAGGATGATTTTGATATGGAAATTACCGGCGTGTACGAAACCATGCCGAATACCTCTCACTTTCATTTCAACTTTTTGATTTCGATGGCAACCATCGATGAAGCCAACAACAATGTGTGGCTGAGCAATAACTTCCGAACCTACCTGCTGCTTAGTGAAAATACAGCCCCAGAGGCTTTTGAACAGAACTTCGAGTACATCAAGAAAACATACATAGAGCCCCAGCTTCTTCAGTTTATGGGCATAACAATGAAGGAATTTGAAGAAGCCGGCAACCGTGCCGATTACAGATTACAGGCCCTGGAAGACATCCACCTTCATTCCAGCCTCACCGGAGAGTTTAAGGCAAACGGAAGCATTACTTATGTATATATTTTTTCCGGATTGGCCGTTTTTATCCTGCTGCTGGCCTGCATCAACTTCATGAACCTTTCTACTGCGCGATCAGCAAAACGAGCAAAAGAAGTCGGTGTTAGAAAAAGCCTGGGATCCGACCGTTCCACATTGGCCGGGCAATTTTTGATGGAATCCCTTCTGCTCAGTTTTCTGGCTTTAATTGTCGCCCTGTTTTTTGTTGAACTTACCCTGCCCTATTTCAGCGATATAGCCGGGAGAACCATAAGTTCGCAGTATTTCACCAACCTTCCTTTAAGCCTGGGCATGCTGGGTATTGTCATTGTCACCGGCTTGCTTGCAGGAGCATATCCCGCGGCGATGCTGTCTTCATTTCAACCCGTAAAAGTACTTAAAGGCACCCATCTGGAGCGCAAAGGCCATGGTTTGTTCAGAAAGGGATTGGTGGTATTTCAGTTTTCCATTTCCATCGTAATTATTGCCGGACTTCTTGTCATCAACGACCAGCTGCAATTTATTCAGAATAAAAACATTGGATTTGAGAAAGACCGGGTAGTAATCGTTGAAGACGCCTATGCCATTGGGAGCAGCAACGGAGTCGATTCTTTTAGAGACGAGATGTTGAAAAACTCATTCATTAAATCCGCCACAATCTCCAGTTTCTTTCCCGTTGATGGATACTCCCTGAATGACCTGGCTTATTGGCCGGAGGGAAAATCACCCACACAAAATAACACCGTGAGCATGCAAACATGGGAGGTGGATGAAAACTACATTCCAACGCTGAAAATGGAGGTCGTGCAGGGAAGAAACTTTTCTGAGAATCGGGCAATGGACAAGCAAGCCGTGATCCTCAATGAAACAGCTGTTCAGCGATTAGACCTTCAAGACCCGGTTGGCAAGAGTATTTTAACCTTTGCAATGAACCACGAAGATGGATCTATCGATCAATCCAAAACGCTGTCTTATGAAATTGTGGGCGTAGTCAGGGACTTCAATTTTGAGTCGCTACGGGAAAACGTGTCGCCATTGGGTTTGTTTAACCAGCGTTCATCGGGCAATGTGGCCTTCCGATTTGCTGATGCAAATATCAGTGAAGTGCTCGCCGTTCTGGAAGCAGAATGGACCGCCCGAGCTCCTGAACAACCGTTCAATTATGCATTCCTGGATCAGCAGTTCGACCGGATGTACCGTACTGAAAACAGGGTGCAAAACCTGATGAGCACCTTCTCAGTACTGGCCATTTTAATAGCCTGCCTGGGGCTGTTCGGACTTTCTGCATTCAGTGCAGAGAAAAGAGCCAAAGAAATTGGAATCCGTAAAGTATTGGGGGCGGATATTGCCTCTATCCTTCGCCTTATGTCCAAAGAATTTATGGCACTGATTTTAGTCAGTTTCATGATTTCCATACCCATAGCATACCTGGTTATGCAACAATGGCTGCAGCAGTTTACCTACCGAACTGATTTAGGAATGTCTGTTTTCCTTTTATCGGGATTAATCACGCTCGGTATTGCCATTGCAACCGTAAGCTGGCAATCTGTAAAAGCAGCCTTAACCAATCCCGTCAACAGTTTAAGAAATGAATAA
- a CDS encoding ABC transporter ATP-binding protein, producing MIQLRDIDKYIDKRFQRTFILKGINLDIEEGEFVTIMGPSGAGKSTLLNILGFLDDASEGEYTFLGETVHNLSEKKKSEYHKSHIGFVFQAYHLIDELTVYENIEMPLLYRKVKSKQRKAMVADILDRFNIVAKKDLFPPQLSGGQQQVVGVARAIIGSPKLLLADEPTGNLHSEQSEQIMDMFKKLNDDGVTIIQVTHSEKMAAYGNRIINLKDGALVKEDPYNQAVES from the coding sequence ATGATCCAACTAAGAGATATAGACAAATACATCGACAAACGGTTTCAACGGACGTTCATCCTGAAGGGGATTAACCTCGATATTGAGGAAGGGGAGTTTGTGACCATCATGGGGCCGAGTGGTGCCGGAAAATCAACCCTGCTGAATATTCTTGGGTTTCTGGATGATGCTTCAGAAGGCGAATACACTTTTTTGGGTGAGACGGTTCACAACCTAAGCGAAAAGAAAAAATCGGAGTATCATAAATCCCACATCGGCTTTGTGTTCCAGGCCTATCATCTGATTGATGAACTCACGGTTTATGAAAACATCGAGATGCCACTGCTGTACCGAAAAGTGAAAAGCAAGCAGCGCAAAGCCATGGTTGCCGATATACTTGATCGCTTCAATATTGTAGCGAAGAAGGATTTATTCCCGCCCCAGCTTTCGGGTGGTCAGCAGCAGGTGGTTGGGGTTGCCCGTGCTATTATCGGAAGCCCAAAACTGCTTTTAGCCGATGAACCCACCGGAAACCTTCACTCCGAACAAAGCGAACAAATCATGGATATGTTCAAAAAGCTGAACGATGATGGGGTTACCATTATACAGGTTACTCATTCCGAGAAAATGGCCGCTTACGGCAACCGTATCATTAACCTGAAGGACGGCGCCCTCGTAAAAGAAGACCCCTATAATCAGGCTGTAGAAAGTTAG
- a CDS encoding ABC transporter permease produces MLKNYFKIALRNLFKNRLYSVVNILGLAVGVGCVLLITVYVIHELSFDKFHSNYDKLFRVTESIQADGSIDTYATTYPALAHALGDEFPSIEKITHIYPSSGLISGPDNTSYQEDGIVFADSTFFEMFSFDFIKGNPATALDQPLTMVVTETIASKFFGDENPVGKSLRLKDSRNTFDFEITGITKNPPSNSHIQYDYVISFESLRQLRPWEYNSRYHPPMYTYVQLSNASSEPLLESHFSDFEEKYYGNDFAESSSFELQPVSEIHLYSNLQNELSANFDITYIYIFAGIGLFILIIACINFMNLATARSAKRGMEVGMRKTMGAQRTQLVGQFLGEAIIMTLLGFGLSLILVEAVFPFFNDLTGYQLSLSYLASWEVILPIAGSVIGIGILAGSYPAFYLSSFKPIQTLKGKRVTEKSSITSFRKGLVVFQFCISTALIFSTIIITQQLDYIQNKKLGFEKEQVMIMPIRETANQFNVATLKEEIQRIPGVQSASAASGLPGIKSGIHGFMVTPEDNPADSTVMQTLTVDFDYLKTLGLNLVQGRDFSEAFSTDENQAFIINETAAKRLGWNENPLDKELTLSFYTTNLVRKKGKVIGVVEDFQYNSLHNKIDPVIIHVFKRTFYHDYLSVKLASDNIRDITANIEEEWSAFNPERPFEYFFLDATFDSMYRSEEKLSTIFKSFAFIAILIACLGLLGLASYSIQQRVKEIGIRKVLGAQIGDIILLLGKDFTLLIIFAQILALPLVYIFMNRWLTNFSDQTTVSLWVFMLCAVAVLIVSWFTIGVQSVKAALKNPVKSLRSE; encoded by the coding sequence ATGCTGAAAAACTACTTCAAAATTGCTTTAAGGAACCTATTTAAGAACAGGCTGTATTCTGTTGTTAATATATTGGGGCTGGCTGTTGGTGTTGGCTGTGTACTTCTGATTACCGTGTATGTGATCCATGAGCTTTCTTTCGATAAGTTTCATTCAAATTACGATAAGCTCTTCCGGGTAACCGAAAGTATCCAGGCTGATGGTTCCATAGACACTTATGCTACTACCTATCCAGCACTTGCTCACGCTTTAGGTGATGAATTTCCTTCCATTGAAAAAATCACACACATTTATCCAAGTTCAGGTTTAATCTCAGGCCCGGACAACACCAGCTACCAGGAAGATGGTATTGTCTTCGCCGATTCTACTTTCTTTGAAATGTTTTCTTTTGACTTTATAAAAGGAAATCCGGCCACGGCTCTTGACCAACCACTAACCATGGTTGTTACAGAGACGATTGCCTCGAAGTTTTTTGGCGATGAGAATCCTGTAGGAAAGTCACTAAGACTCAAAGACTCCAGAAATACCTTCGATTTTGAGATTACCGGAATCACTAAGAACCCTCCAAGCAACTCGCACATTCAGTATGACTATGTGATTTCTTTTGAAAGCCTGAGACAACTCAGGCCTTGGGAGTATAACTCCAGGTACCACCCGCCCATGTACACCTATGTGCAGCTCAGTAATGCCTCTTCGGAACCTTTATTGGAGTCACATTTCTCCGATTTTGAAGAAAAATACTATGGAAATGACTTTGCTGAATCCAGCAGTTTTGAGCTACAGCCTGTTTCGGAGATTCACTTGTATTCGAACCTTCAAAATGAGTTGTCCGCCAATTTCGACATCACCTACATTTATATTTTCGCAGGGATTGGACTGTTCATATTGATTATTGCCTGCATCAATTTCATGAACCTTGCTACGGCACGGTCGGCAAAAAGGGGTATGGAAGTGGGAATGCGTAAAACCATGGGTGCTCAGCGTACTCAGCTTGTTGGGCAGTTTTTGGGTGAAGCCATTATTATGACGCTGCTCGGTTTTGGGCTTTCGCTTATTCTCGTGGAAGCAGTTTTCCCATTCTTCAACGATTTGACCGGCTACCAGCTCTCCCTTTCTTATTTAGCTTCCTGGGAAGTAATCCTGCCCATCGCAGGTTCAGTAATAGGGATTGGTATTTTAGCCGGAAGCTACCCTGCATTTTACCTGTCTTCTTTCAAGCCCATCCAGACACTTAAAGGAAAGCGGGTCACCGAAAAATCATCTATTACCTCTTTCCGAAAAGGACTGGTCGTATTTCAGTTTTGTATTTCTACGGCCCTGATTTTTTCCACTATCATCATCACTCAGCAACTCGATTATATTCAAAATAAAAAGCTGGGTTTTGAAAAAGAGCAGGTTATGATCATGCCGATCCGGGAAACGGCCAATCAGTTTAATGTGGCTACGCTGAAAGAAGAGATACAACGAATTCCCGGGGTTCAGTCTGCTTCAGCAGCATCCGGCTTGCCCGGCATCAAATCAGGCATCCATGGTTTTATGGTGACACCAGAGGATAACCCCGCTGACTCAACAGTAATGCAAACCCTGACCGTTGATTTTGACTACCTGAAAACACTTGGGTTGAATCTGGTTCAAGGGCGTGATTTTTCCGAGGCGTTCTCTACCGATGAAAACCAGGCATTCATCATTAATGAAACAGCGGCTAAACGGCTGGGATGGAATGAAAATCCATTAGACAAAGAACTTACCCTAAGTTTTTATACCACTAATTTAGTCCGAAAAAAAGGGAAAGTAATCGGCGTTGTCGAAGACTTTCAGTACAACTCTCTTCATAATAAAATAGATCCGGTTATCATTCACGTTTTCAAACGTACATTTTATCATGATTACCTTTCCGTGAAGCTGGCCTCCGATAATATCAGAGACATTACGGCTAATATCGAAGAAGAGTGGAGCGCATTTAACCCGGAAAGGCCGTTTGAGTATTTCTTCCTGGATGCCACTTTCGATAGTATGTATCGATCGGAGGAAAAACTCAGCACCATATTTAAGTCTTTTGCTTTTATAGCCATCCTGATTGCCTGCCTGGGGTTGCTTGGATTAGCTTCATACAGCATTCAACAACGAGTAAAAGAAATTGGCATCCGTAAAGTATTGGGTGCACAAATCGGTGACATTATTCTGTTACTTGGAAAAGACTTTACCCTTTTGATTATCTTTGCCCAAATACTTGCCCTGCCTCTGGTTTATATATTCATGAACCGCTGGCTAACCAACTTCAGTGACCAAACCACTGTTTCCCTGTGGGTATTTATGCTGTGTGCCGTTGCCGTATTGATTGTGTCGTGGTTCACTATTGGAGTTCAATCCGTAAAAGCAGCACTCAAAAACCCTGTAAAAAGTTTAAGAAGTGAATAA
- a CDS encoding ABC transporter permease, which yields MLKNYFKIAFRNLFKNKVYSSINIFGLAVGVACCILIALYVQNEWSYDEFHSKADRTYRAWVNETTPEGRELLNTATPVILGPTLKDNIPEVEHLTYMFSFSNLVKTPDAQAPFDENILVVNKDFFKIFDFDILKGDPGNLFINPSSIVISEATANRFFGNQDPLQKTLSIRLTDEYKQFTVTGVVENPPANSSLDYRILMPDQNLETLISERGRNSWFNIFGSTYLTLQEGTNQADLNEKFDSMMKGVFGEDFFTNQDYKVGLQPLTDIHLNTEFPSAQASVSDPVYSYILAAIAFLILLIACVNFMTLSISKSTSRAKEVGIRKTIGAIRQHLMYQFWGEALMMTLIAFLIGITFAELLLPFFNDLSGTELTISYGAGTLGVLLLTALAVSLVAGIYPALVLSGFRPIEVLKGRLNLSAEKGGFQKVMVVFQFSLSIALIIGTITIQQQLNYVQNKNLGYQKDQILVLESGISNTPQSSPADIFEQSIRRKQILINELKASSEITSISTSSFTPVQTGGWFQMGFRDNQDQPKNFHGNFVDADFIPTLGIKVTEGRNFSEENPSDARQAMIVNEALVEYFGWENPIGQRLPGPEFDQHEVIGVVENFHYESLHTPVEPLAIVMNPDILFSGISDLGISNSFDPRYSFNLSTSNLSQTVSQLREVWAQVAPGVPFDYTFVDQSLDDQYREERRLSRIVTTGSVLAIIIACLGLFGLASLMVIRRTKEIGVRKVLGASSGNIVFLVNKEFTKLVAIAFVIATPIAWYAMSTWLQDFAYRIELGFGIFLLSGLLTLAVAWFTVSYQSVKATLINPTDSLRSE from the coding sequence ATGCTGAAAAATTACTTTAAAATCGCATTTCGGAACTTGTTCAAAAACAAGGTGTATTCATCCATCAATATATTTGGGCTGGCTGTGGGTGTGGCATGTTGCATTCTCATTGCACTGTATGTTCAAAATGAGTGGAGCTATGATGAATTTCATTCTAAAGCAGACCGTACTTACCGGGCTTGGGTAAACGAGACCACTCCTGAAGGCAGAGAATTACTGAATACAGCCACCCCTGTAATCCTGGGCCCCACCCTCAAAGATAACATACCGGAGGTTGAACACCTGACCTACATGTTCAGCTTCAGCAATCTGGTAAAAACCCCCGATGCACAGGCTCCCTTTGATGAAAACATATTGGTGGTGAATAAGGATTTCTTTAAAATTTTTGACTTTGATATCCTTAAGGGTGATCCCGGGAATTTGTTTATAAATCCGTCTTCCATTGTGATCTCGGAAGCAACAGCCAACCGCTTTTTTGGTAACCAAGATCCACTTCAAAAAACCCTGTCCATCAGGCTGACCGATGAGTACAAACAGTTCACCGTAACCGGTGTGGTTGAAAATCCCCCCGCCAATTCCAGTCTGGATTACCGAATCCTGATGCCTGACCAAAACCTGGAGACCCTGATTAGCGAACGTGGCCGAAACAGCTGGTTCAACATTTTTGGCAGCACCTATCTGACATTGCAGGAAGGCACAAACCAGGCCGACCTGAATGAAAAGTTTGATTCCATGATGAAAGGCGTATTTGGGGAGGATTTCTTCACCAATCAGGATTATAAAGTAGGCCTCCAGCCTTTGACCGACATTCACCTTAACACCGAATTTCCTTCAGCCCAAGCCAGCGTCAGCGATCCGGTATATTCCTACATCCTTGCAGCCATCGCCTTTCTGATTCTGCTGATTGCCTGTGTTAATTTCATGACCCTTTCGATCAGTAAATCTACCTCAAGAGCTAAGGAAGTTGGAATCCGGAAAACCATCGGAGCCATCCGCCAACATCTGATGTATCAGTTTTGGGGTGAAGCCTTGATGATGACGCTGATTGCCTTTTTAATCGGGATCACCTTTGCTGAACTTCTTCTTCCCTTTTTCAATGATCTTTCCGGAACCGAGCTTACTATTTCTTATGGAGCAGGAACACTGGGAGTGTTACTGCTTACTGCTTTAGCTGTGAGCCTGGTAGCTGGTATTTATCCCGCTCTTGTCCTTTCCGGGTTTCGCCCGATAGAAGTCCTGAAAGGTCGTTTAAATCTGTCTGCTGAAAAGGGTGGCTTCCAAAAAGTGATGGTCGTCTTTCAGTTCTCACTTTCTATAGCTTTGATTATAGGAACCATAACTATCCAGCAGCAGCTGAATTATGTTCAGAATAAAAACCTCGGTTACCAGAAAGACCAGATTCTCGTGCTCGAATCCGGGATCAGCAATACCCCCCAAAGCTCACCGGCTGATATTTTTGAGCAAAGCATAAGAAGGAAACAAATACTTATAAATGAATTGAAAGCTTCTTCTGAAATTACTTCGATATCGACTTCTTCCTTTACTCCTGTACAAACCGGAGGCTGGTTTCAAATGGGATTCAGAGATAATCAGGATCAACCCAAAAACTTCCACGGCAATTTTGTGGATGCTGATTTCATCCCCACTCTCGGAATTAAAGTAACGGAAGGGCGTAATTTCTCTGAAGAAAATCCCTCTGATGCCCGTCAGGCTATGATCGTGAATGAAGCCCTGGTTGAATATTTCGGTTGGGAAAACCCCATCGGCCAACGCCTGCCCGGACCTGAATTCGATCAGCATGAGGTGATCGGCGTTGTGGAAAATTTCCATTATGAGTCGTTGCATACCCCGGTAGAACCGCTTGCTATAGTAATGAACCCAGATATCCTGTTTAGCGGAATTTCCGACCTCGGTATTTCAAACTCTTTTGACCCTCGATACTCTTTCAATTTATCCACGAGCAATTTATCCCAAACGGTAAGTCAGCTCCGGGAAGTATGGGCACAGGTAGCACCGGGCGTTCCTTTTGACTATACCTTCGTCGATCAATCACTGGATGATCAGTACCGGGAAGAACGCCGGCTCAGTCGTATTGTAACTACCGGATCAGTACTGGCTATCATCATTGCCTGCCTTGGCCTGTTCGGGCTTGCTTCGCTGATGGTCATCCGGCGAACCAAAGAAATTGGGGTCCGAAAAGTGTTAGGAGCCTCTTCCGGTAATATCGTTTTCTTAGTGAACAAGGAATTTACCAAATTGGTAGCCATAGCTTTTGTGATTGCGACCCCGATTGCCTGGTATGCCATGAGTACCTGGCTGCAGGATTTCGCCTACCGAATCGAGTTAGGATTTGGCATTTTCCTGTTATCAGGATTACTTACCCTTGCCGTTGCGTGGTTTACGGTAAGTTATCAATCCGTTAAAGCAACCTTAATTAACCCAACCGACAGTTTAAGAAGTGAATAA